The Medicago truncatula cultivar Jemalong A17 chromosome 4, MtrunA17r5.0-ANR, whole genome shotgun sequence genome includes a region encoding these proteins:
- the LOC11445399 gene encoding auxin-induced protein 10A5 encodes MGFRIAKLIRMPSFSKTQETAKGLEVPKGYLAVYVGDRMRRFVIPVSYLSQPSFQELLNQSEEEFGYDHPMGGLTIPCGEDAFLQLTSRLSDL; translated from the coding sequence ATGGGTTTCCGCATAGCAAAGCTTATCAGAATGCCATCATTTTCCAAAACACAAGAGACTGCCAAGGGACTTGAAGTCCCAAAAGGCTATCTCGCAGTCTATGTTGGAGATAGAATGAGGCGGTTCGTGATTCCAGTATCATATTTGAGCCAGCCATCGTTTCAAGAATTACTAAATcaatcagaagaagaatttggaTATGATCATCCAATGGGTGGTCTTACAATTCCTTGCGGTGAAGATGCTTTCTTACAACTCACTTCTCGCTTAAGTGATTTGTAA